A stretch of Ferribacterium limneticum DNA encodes these proteins:
- a CDS encoding phage pre-tape measure protein — MSFNDYKPQEIILETSTGNITLRGINADDLTGLIQRHGALIETWFEGEPDPMQTINKAPALVADMIACAAGDPQSVDIAAKMPIGLQIRAITAVFKLTFEEVDMGNVLRLFMLRAGTGQPMTTNRDT, encoded by the coding sequence ATGTCATTCAACGACTACAAACCGCAAGAAATCATCCTTGAGACGTCGACCGGCAATATCACCTTGCGAGGGATCAACGCGGACGACCTGACCGGCCTTATTCAACGTCACGGCGCACTAATCGAGACATGGTTCGAGGGTGAGCCTGACCCGATGCAGACGATCAACAAAGCGCCTGCCCTGGTTGCCGACATGATTGCATGTGCTGCAGGCGACCCACAGTCGGTCGACATCGCGGCAAAGATGCCTATCGGCCTACAGATTCGCGCCATTACCGCCGTTTTCAAATTGACCTTCGAAGAGGTCGACATGGGAAACGTGTTGCGGCTGTTCATGCTTCGTGCGGGAACGGGGCAGCCGATGACGACGAACCGCGATACCTGA
- a CDS encoding tape measure protein: MNMETKGVELRIRARYEGQKSLTELTDQLDKLAKVQEKQATDAGKGVASVKELETTYQKLERTLRTVAAAFNESRQYEKQTAALTTLQQRLETAKAKQEAFVNSLTKGADLTEKQVNQQVRLGAAVDRAGTALERARARLDASAGRLKEYGVDTAKIADAQANMATMILRGNVALKAQEDAIDKAVTSGKRFAGSGVPEALERIKLQLVGMAAAYVSVQQAASLAGGAVSAYSSREGVKNQLGLSVGNDRALIDAEYEYVKAQADRIGIEFDRAAKGYAKFAAAASMAGRTREEIRYIWEAFAEVGRVANLSADDLDGVFKALEQITSKGKIQAEELRGQLGDRLFGAFQVAAKALKDTYPDLDKAMKDGAVNAEQLVAIAEEYRRTVADQLPGAMQSLSAEQARLNNAVIGFKLAIADAGFADAFRKAIIQITDALKSEDGKKFAEGLAAGFSAAADAAVWLLKNADEVLIVLKALAGMYALNTAGKAAAGLVDFAGGLKALAADGKLAIKELGLLRGAFLVMQSALVGWSIGTWANEEFEVVRKAGVALVTGLEEAWTRIKAGALIVWEEIPRYAKNAMVGMLNTLTWGTRQMLEILQKGLQAIGREDLAASVGKMLDKLTAKYDEQGGRVAEIRAQMQRDIEKIRDIGQQMWTDAERKPKPTTEKQAAAQTERPTGKPSGKAAPTEAEISKRQHLIDEITRSLEAIDTKLDRSQTDSLRSQLDAIDSQYAALTRKIGTLGGEAGKEFTARLDAALNQLRAQTIAKFNDGLAAESAALMAKLDAVDSAAGKTRKTNLESRLAAVRSQYESTYREIEDFRLKLDKNGMSTGDADAAKFRLDAGVAELQQVETQRYYRDELKRLEGDINNLLATRSDRLKTIADQETASLITSEEARTQTEQTITTLQPQMEGLVDVARAFAESLRGALDPVTLDAFIAKLELAKVSGKSLNDTFKITGKQIEDLITARALSAFNTMGEAIGGAIAGQRSWGDAIRDTGRAFITFAADFMREIAMMIMKSLILKAIQNSSWGGAISGLIGGAVKHEGGLVGVGTGPVRQVSPFMFMGAPRYHTGGIAGLAPNEYPAILKKNEEVLRTDDPRNILNGGLGGQAAAPTVQSNVKIMNMVDSASVVSEGLSTQEGERAIINVIRANRTAIKSIVG, encoded by the coding sequence ATGAACATGGAAACCAAAGGTGTAGAACTGCGGATTCGTGCCCGGTATGAGGGGCAAAAGAGTCTGACCGAATTAACCGACCAACTCGACAAACTGGCGAAGGTGCAGGAAAAGCAAGCCACCGATGCAGGTAAAGGGGTTGCCAGCGTCAAGGAACTGGAAACCACGTATCAGAAGCTAGAGCGGACATTGCGAACGGTTGCAGCCGCCTTCAACGAGTCCCGGCAATACGAGAAACAGACAGCCGCGTTAACGACCCTGCAGCAACGCCTCGAAACGGCGAAGGCGAAACAGGAAGCGTTCGTTAACTCACTGACCAAGGGCGCAGACCTGACCGAAAAGCAGGTCAACCAGCAAGTCCGGCTAGGTGCTGCCGTCGACCGGGCTGGCACTGCATTGGAGAGGGCACGTGCACGTCTCGACGCGTCAGCAGGGAGGCTCAAGGAGTACGGCGTAGACACTGCGAAAATCGCCGATGCACAAGCCAACATGGCAACGATGATCCTACGCGGTAACGTTGCACTGAAGGCGCAGGAAGACGCGATAGACAAGGCTGTGACATCTGGTAAGCGGTTTGCCGGTAGTGGCGTGCCTGAAGCCCTGGAACGCATCAAACTACAGTTAGTCGGGATGGCGGCTGCCTACGTGAGCGTTCAACAAGCTGCAAGCCTCGCCGGGGGTGCCGTCAGTGCCTATTCATCGCGGGAAGGCGTGAAAAATCAGCTTGGCCTGTCGGTTGGCAATGACCGGGCGTTGATCGATGCTGAATATGAGTATGTGAAGGCTCAAGCGGACAGGATCGGCATTGAGTTCGACCGGGCGGCCAAGGGTTACGCCAAGTTTGCCGCTGCAGCCAGCATGGCCGGACGGACCCGCGAGGAAATCCGCTATATCTGGGAAGCCTTTGCCGAGGTGGGGCGCGTTGCGAACTTGTCCGCTGATGACCTGGACGGCGTATTCAAGGCACTCGAACAGATCACCTCGAAAGGGAAAATCCAAGCCGAGGAACTACGCGGTCAACTGGGGGATAGGCTTTTCGGGGCATTCCAAGTTGCCGCCAAAGCACTGAAGGACACCTATCCCGACCTTGATAAAGCCATGAAGGACGGTGCGGTTAACGCTGAACAGTTGGTAGCGATTGCCGAGGAATACCGGCGCACCGTTGCCGACCAGTTGCCGGGGGCGATGCAATCACTGAGCGCCGAACAGGCGAGGCTGAACAATGCCGTCATCGGGTTCAAGCTGGCGATAGCAGATGCCGGCTTTGCCGATGCGTTCAGGAAGGCCATTATCCAGATCACGGATGCCCTGAAGAGTGAAGACGGGAAGAAGTTTGCCGAGGGTCTAGCCGCTGGATTTTCCGCTGCTGCCGATGCTGCCGTATGGTTGCTCAAGAACGCAGACGAGGTGCTGATTGTCTTGAAGGCGCTTGCCGGGATGTACGCACTCAACACAGCCGGGAAAGCCGCTGCAGGCTTGGTCGACTTCGCCGGAGGTCTGAAGGCACTTGCCGCTGATGGGAAATTGGCAATCAAGGAACTTGGCCTGTTGCGTGGTGCATTCCTAGTGATGCAATCTGCCCTTGTCGGTTGGAGCATCGGCACATGGGCAAACGAGGAATTCGAGGTAGTCAGGAAAGCCGGGGTTGCCCTGGTTACTGGCCTGGAAGAAGCGTGGACGCGCATCAAGGCGGGGGCGCTGATCGTCTGGGAGGAAATCCCCAGATACGCGAAAAACGCGATGGTGGGCATGCTCAATACCCTGACATGGGGCACCCGGCAAATGCTGGAAATCCTGCAAAAAGGACTGCAGGCAATCGGGCGTGAAGACCTTGCCGCGAGTGTCGGCAAGATGTTGGACAAGCTGACTGCCAAGTATGACGAGCAAGGTGGACGGGTTGCCGAGATTCGGGCACAGATGCAGCGGGACATCGAGAAAATCCGCGATATTGGGCAACAAATGTGGACGGATGCCGAGCGCAAGCCGAAACCAACGACCGAGAAACAGGCAGCCGCCCAAACCGAACGACCGACCGGGAAGCCATCGGGCAAAGCCGCACCGACTGAAGCCGAAATTTCGAAACGGCAGCACCTAATCGACGAAATTACCCGTTCACTCGAAGCAATCGACACCAAGCTAGACCGTTCGCAGACCGATAGTCTACGTTCCCAACTGGACGCCATCGATAGCCAGTATGCCGCCCTTACTCGCAAAATCGGCACGCTTGGGGGTGAAGCAGGTAAAGAGTTCACCGCTCGCCTGGACGCCGCTTTGAATCAGTTGCGTGCACAGACCATTGCGAAGTTTAACGACGGTCTAGCAGCGGAAAGCGCGGCACTGATGGCGAAACTCGACGCGGTCGACTCTGCTGCCGGGAAGACGCGGAAAACCAACCTTGAATCCCGCCTCGCTGCTGTCCGCTCTCAGTATGAGTCGACCTATCGGGAAATCGAGGATTTCCGGTTGAAGTTGGACAAGAACGGCATGTCCACAGGCGATGCAGACGCGGCCAAGTTCAGACTCGACGCCGGGGTTGCCGAGTTGCAACAGGTCGAAACTCAACGCTATTACCGGGACGAACTGAAACGGCTTGAAGGTGACATTAACAACCTTTTGGCTACCCGTTCCGACCGCTTGAAAACTATCGCAGATCAGGAAACCGCCTCGCTGATCACGTCAGAAGAAGCACGGACACAGACCGAGCAGACAATCACGACACTGCAACCACAAATGGAAGGTCTGGTTGACGTTGCAAGAGCGTTTGCCGAGTCGTTACGGGGTGCCCTTGATCCTGTCACCCTGGACGCGTTTATTGCCAAGCTGGAACTAGCGAAGGTGAGCGGAAAATCACTGAACGACACCTTCAAAATCACCGGCAAACAGATTGAAGACCTGATCACCGCACGTGCTCTCAGTGCGTTTAACACAATGGGTGAGGCGATAGGCGGCGCGATTGCTGGTCAACGATCATGGGGCGATGCCATTCGCGACACAGGCCGAGCGTTCATTACCTTTGCCGCAGACTTCATGCGAGAGATTGCCATGATGATCATGAAATCGCTGATCCTGAAGGCAATTCAAAACAGCAGTTGGGGCGGCGCAATATCCGGCCTGATTGGTGGCGCGGTCAAGCATGAAGGTGGACTGGTCGGGGTTGGCACTGGTCCCGTTCGTCAAGTTTCGCCGTTCATGTTCATGGGTGCCCCTCGCTATCACACGGGCGGTATTGCTGGTCTAGCACCAAACGAGTACCCGGCCATCCTGAAGAAAAACGAGGAAGTATTGCGAACCGACGACCCCCGAAATATCCTGAACGGGGGTCTAGGCGGTCAGGCAGCCGCGCCGACAGTGCAAAGTAATGTGAAGATAATGAACATGGTCGATAGCGCAAGCGTGGTGAGTGAGGGGCTATCGACCCAGGAAGGTGAACGGGCAATCATCAATGTGATTCGTGCCAACCGTACAGCCATCAAAAGCATTGTCGGTTGA
- a CDS encoding C40 family peptidase, producing MRIPALFFASLVVLLLAACGSKEPRSSASTETIAQASRSVSEKGNEVVFYAMGLIDTGYRFGGKNPEAGLDCSGMVSYIYGQATGLRVQGSAAEIARSSKPIAKAELRPGDLVFFNTLNRSFSHVGIYIGETRFIHAPSTNGKVRIDRLSDSYYAQRFQAARTFFD from the coding sequence ATGCGCATCCCGGCCCTGTTTTTTGCTTCCCTTGTCGTCCTGTTGCTCGCTGCCTGCGGCAGCAAGGAGCCGCGCTCTTCCGCCTCGACGGAAACTATAGCGCAAGCCTCGCGTTCGGTCAGTGAGAAGGGCAATGAGGTGGTGTTCTACGCCATGGGCTTGATCGATACCGGCTACCGCTTTGGCGGCAAAAATCCGGAAGCCGGCCTCGACTGCAGCGGTATGGTCAGTTACATCTACGGACAGGCTACCGGCTTGAGGGTGCAGGGCAGCGCGGCCGAGATTGCCCGGAGCAGCAAGCCGATTGCCAAGGCCGAACTGCGGCCCGGGGATCTCGTCTTCTTCAATACCCTGAATCGCTCGTTCTCGCATGTCGGCATTTATATTGGCGAGACGCGCTTCATCCATGCCCCGTCGACCAACGGCAAGGTTCGCATCGATCGTCTGAGCGATAGTTACTACGCGCAGCGTTTCCAGGCCGCCCGAACCTTTTTCGACTGA
- a CDS encoding NAD-dependent succinate-semialdehyde dehydrogenase, which yields MNLQNMDLLRSTNLIGGAWCGADDGAQLAVINPATGEKLADVPLCGAAETRRAIDAANAAWPAWRALTARRRSQLLQAWFSLIIKHVDDLAQLVTAECGKPLQEAKGEVIYGASFVEWFAEEGKRTYGESIPSPASNTRLLVVKQPIGVCAAITPWNFPLAMITRKVAPALAAGCPVVVKPAEATPLTALALAVLAEQAGFPAGVFNVVTGKPAEIGGELCANPIVRKLSFTGSTGVGRLLMAQCAPTIKKLSLELGGNAPFIVFDDADVNAAVDGAIAAKYRNTGQTCVCANRFLIQAGIYEEFAAKFAEKASALKVGAGIEAGVAQGPLINAAGLSKVEAHVADAVGKGARVLCGGKRHERGGNFFQPTVLADVTTAMKVAREETFGPVAPLFRFETEEQAIAMANDTEFGLAAYFFTRNVGRCWRVGEALEYGMVGINTGMISNEVSPFGGIKQSGLGREGSKYGIEEYLEIKYLCFDVNT from the coding sequence ATGAACCTACAAAATATGGATTTGCTGCGATCGACCAACCTGATTGGCGGGGCATGGTGTGGTGCGGATGATGGCGCACAACTGGCCGTGATCAACCCGGCCACCGGTGAAAAGCTGGCCGACGTGCCACTTTGCGGCGCGGCCGAAACCCGTCGCGCCATCGATGCCGCCAACGCCGCCTGGCCGGCCTGGCGCGCCCTGACCGCCCGCCGCCGCTCGCAATTGCTGCAAGCCTGGTTCAGTCTGATCATCAAGCATGTCGACGACCTGGCCCAACTGGTCACGGCCGAATGCGGCAAACCGTTGCAAGAAGCCAAGGGCGAGGTGATCTACGGCGCCTCGTTTGTCGAGTGGTTTGCCGAAGAGGGCAAGCGCACCTACGGCGAAAGCATCCCCAGCCCCGCTTCGAACACGCGCCTGCTGGTCGTCAAGCAGCCAATTGGCGTCTGTGCAGCGATCACGCCGTGGAATTTCCCGCTCGCCATGATCACCCGCAAAGTTGCCCCGGCGCTGGCTGCTGGCTGCCCGGTCGTCGTCAAGCCAGCCGAAGCAACGCCGCTGACTGCGCTGGCACTGGCCGTGCTGGCCGAGCAGGCAGGTTTCCCGGCTGGCGTATTCAACGTAGTGACCGGCAAGCCGGCCGAGATCGGTGGCGAGCTATGCGCCAACCCCATTGTGCGCAAGCTGTCCTTCACCGGCTCGACCGGCGTTGGCCGCCTGCTGATGGCGCAATGCGCGCCGACCATCAAGAAGCTGTCGCTGGAACTCGGTGGCAATGCCCCCTTCATCGTGTTCGACGATGCCGATGTGAATGCTGCGGTTGATGGCGCCATTGCAGCCAAATACCGCAACACCGGCCAGACCTGCGTCTGCGCCAACCGCTTTCTGATCCAGGCGGGAATCTACGAGGAATTCGCCGCCAAGTTCGCCGAGAAGGCGAGCGCCCTGAAAGTCGGTGCGGGTATTGAAGCCGGTGTTGCCCAAGGCCCGTTGATCAATGCCGCCGGGCTGAGCAAGGTCGAAGCGCACGTTGCCGATGCCGTTGGCAAGGGAGCCCGCGTACTCTGTGGTGGCAAGCGCCATGAACGTGGCGGCAACTTCTTCCAGCCGACCGTGCTGGCCGACGTAACGACCGCAATGAAAGTGGCCCGCGAGGAAACCTTCGGCCCGGTAGCGCCATTGTTCCGCTTCGAGACCGAGGAACAGGCCATCGCCATGGCCAACGACACCGAGTTCGGCCTCGCCGCCTATTTCTTCACCCGCAATGTCGGCCGCTGCTGGCGGGTTGGCGAGGCGCTGGAATACGGCATGGTCGGCATCAATACCGGCATGATTTCCAACGAGGTTTCGCCTTTCGGCGGCATCAAGCAATCCGGCCTTGGCCGTGAAGGCTCGAAGTACGGCATCGAAGAATATCTGGAAATCAAATACCTCTGCTTCGACGTCAATACCTGA
- a CDS encoding glycine-rich domain-containing protein — MPKLIAFTLLLLALVLLWRKWATRQRAGYIETYPYQRFLDKRLAARRPELSAEQRAEVFAGLNDYFQLCRAAGRRMVAMPSQAVDDAWHEFILFTRQYDKFCRHAFGCFLHHTPAEAMSSPTQASDGLKRAWRLACAREKIDPKKPERLPHLFALDASLGIAGGFVYQLDCMAARGAAGDGYCASHIGCSSGCSGDSGGSDGDGGSGCGGGCGGGD; from the coding sequence ATGCCTAAACTCATCGCTTTCACCCTGCTGCTGCTGGCACTCGTCCTGCTCTGGCGCAAGTGGGCTACCCGGCAGCGGGCCGGCTACATTGAGACCTATCCCTATCAGCGCTTTCTCGACAAGCGACTCGCGGCCCGGCGACCGGAGCTGAGTGCGGAACAGCGGGCCGAGGTCTTCGCCGGGCTGAACGACTATTTCCAGCTTTGCCGCGCGGCCGGACGCCGCATGGTGGCGATGCCCTCGCAGGCGGTCGATGATGCGTGGCACGAGTTCATTCTTTTCACCCGGCAATACGACAAGTTCTGCCGGCATGCTTTCGGCTGTTTCCTGCACCACACGCCGGCCGAGGCGATGAGTTCGCCAACCCAGGCCAGCGACGGCCTCAAGCGCGCCTGGCGCCTGGCCTGTGCGCGGGAGAAAATCGATCCGAAGAAACCAGAGCGTCTGCCCCATTTGTTTGCCCTGGACGCCAGCCTCGGTATCGCCGGCGGCTTCGTTTATCAGCTTGACTGCATGGCGGCACGAGGTGCCGCCGGGGATGGCTATTGCGCCAGCCATATCGGCTGCAGCAGCGGCTGCTCGGGCGATTCTGGCGGCAGCGACGGGGATGGTGGCAGTGGCTGCGGTGGAGGCTGCGGCGGCGGGGACTAA